The Lutibacter sp. Hel_I_33_5 genome has a window encoding:
- a CDS encoding OmpP1/FadL family transporter, translated as MKKIILLATLFATIYTSYSQSLGYQDLALLFSENDNNGSARFTAMSGAFGSLGGDISSININPAGLSVFKNSQFSGTLNTRNTDINSSYYGNSILNQDDFFNISHAGAVLVFDSHHNSEWSKFAIGFNYRTKKDFKNQFLVKGNSGVVTFKEFPLDPATNPIQYSNAVQQQFSNTYSGDLSEFSMGFSAVHQNKLHIGAALHTYDLNFAQLAELRESNNDGNGNTLDARFYQENFTTGTGFSLNTGFIYKAHKSFRFGASYQTPTWYTEVIEETNITDNDGFNGDAEIAVSNNNTIYDNTTGNNFPTQGLLYKLKTPSKLTASAAFIFGKSGLLSFDYTNKHFKSIKLTNSDFTSENQFFQNDLRNTHQFNVGTEWRLDRFSIRGGYSFEQSPYNNAIDTDNIEGYSLGGGYNFGNLKLDLAYSDSSQTSVYNFYSGFNVNPANLNINNRRVTATLTLNL; from the coding sequence ATGAAAAAAATTATACTATTAGCGACATTGTTCGCCACCATTTACACGTCCTATTCTCAATCATTAGGATATCAAGATTTAGCATTATTATTCTCTGAAAACGATAATAATGGATCTGCAAGATTTACTGCAATGAGCGGAGCTTTTGGTTCTTTAGGCGGGGATATTTCATCAATAAATATTAATCCAGCAGGTTTATCAGTATTTAAAAACAGTCAATTTTCTGGAACTTTAAATACAAGAAACACAGACATCAATAGTTCATACTACGGAAATTCAATTTTAAATCAAGACGATTTCTTTAACATTTCACATGCTGGGGCTGTTTTGGTTTTTGATAGTCATCACAATAGTGAATGGTCTAAATTTGCTATCGGATTTAACTATAGAACAAAGAAAGATTTTAAAAATCAATTTTTAGTAAAAGGTAATAGTGGTGTTGTAACTTTTAAAGAGTTTCCTTTAGATCCAGCCACAAACCCTATACAATATTCAAATGCTGTTCAACAACAGTTTTCCAATACATATTCGGGCGATTTAAGTGAATTTAGCATGGGATTTTCAGCGGTACATCAAAATAAATTACATATTGGAGCTGCATTACATACCTATGATTTAAATTTTGCACAACTTGCGGAATTAAGAGAAAGTAATAATGATGGAAACGGAAATACTTTAGATGCTCGTTTTTACCAAGAAAACTTTACTACTGGAACAGGATTTTCTTTAAACACTGGTTTTATTTACAAAGCTCATAAGAGTTTTAGATTTGGAGCTTCCTATCAAACACCTACTTGGTATACAGAGGTTATTGAAGAAACCAACATTACAGATAATGATGGTTTTAATGGAGATGCAGAAATTGCTGTAAGTAATAACAACACTATTTACGACAATACTACTGGTAATAATTTTCCAACACAGGGTTTACTTTACAAACTTAAAACACCAAGTAAATTAACAGCTAGTGCTGCATTTATTTTTGGCAAAAGTGGATTATTAAGTTTTGACTATACCAACAAACATTTTAAAAGTATAAAATTAACAAATTCTGATTTTACTTCTGAAAATCAGTTTTTTCAAAATGATCTAAGAAATACACATCAATTTAATGTAGGTACAGAATGGAGACTAGACAGATTTAGTATTAGAGGTGGTTATAGTTTTGAACAAAGTCCTTATAATAATGCTATAGACACAGACAATATAGAAGGATATTCATTAGGTGGTGGTTATAATTTTGGTAATTTAAAATTAGACTTAGCTTATAGTGATAGCTCTCAAACTTCGGTGTACAATTTCTACTCAGGTTTTAATGTAAATCCTGCAAATTTAAACATAAATAATAGAAGAGTTACGGCTACCCTTACCCTCAACCTGTAA